The DNA region TCGCGATTCGTCCTTTGTATTTCTTTTTGAATTTATTGGTAATAACACCCCGCTTCATTAAATCAACTACTCCATTACTAAACATTTCGGTGTGAACGCCAAGATCTTTATGGTTTTTTAGGGCCATTAACACAGCATCCGGAATGGTTCCGATTCCTGCCTGAATAGTGGATCGGTCCTCAATAATGGAAGCACAAAACTCCCCTATTTTTTGTTCGCACGAAGTGATGCCGGACCGGTAATCCACAATGGGCAATTCGTCTTCTGCCCAAACCATGGCATGAATATCATTAACGTGGATTAATCCATCACCATGGGTGCGCGGCATGTTGGGATTAACCTGGGCAATAACCGTCTTGGCAGAACGTACTGCCGATCTTGAAATATCTACCGAAACACCCAGTGAACAATAACCATGAGCATCGGGTGGACTAACATGAATGAGTGCGACATCTAAAGGCAAATATCCCTTTTCGAATAGCCGGTGAATTTCACTTAAGAAAACCGGAACGTAATCGCTTGGACCCTCATTCACTGTTTTTCGAATGGGTGCAGAGACGAAAAGCGAATTAAAAATGAATTTATTTTCGAATTCCGGTCGGGTAATATCTAAATCTCCCATGATGGAAATATTGACCAACTCAAGCCAATTCCATTGATCAGCCATATGAGCCATCGTCTGCAATAATGACACAGGCGTAGCTGCACTACCCTGCACAAAAACACGGTCGCCATTCTTAATTCTGGAAAGGGCATTTTCCGGACTAACATATTCTTTCATGACACTGAATTAAGTTTAAATGTATGATGTGCCTGCCACATCCCATTCACCTGATGCAACAAAGTAATTTCATGCGTTTGAAATTCGCAATGATAGTTCTTAGTTTCCAGGTACTGTTTACCTTTTGTAAAACCAGCTTCACTAAGATCGCGAAACGCCAAGGTAATATGGGGATGCCAGGCTCCGTAATCGCGTTTAAACAAATTGGGCAGAATAACTTTTAATTCATCCCTGAGCCGGAATGCTTCATTAGAGGGTTCACAATTGATAAATAAAACATCCTTTCTAAAGGATCCGAAATTGTGACAGGTAGTGCTGAATGGTTTCCCATTACAAATCACCGAATCCAGCAGCGGTAGAATTGAACTTAAATCCTCCTGCTTACATTGAAATGGAGGAATAATGGTAATGTGAGGTGGAATTTTAAGTGCGTGCTTGGATTGCGTAATTGTTGCGATTTCCGATTTTAATTGAATGATTTCCTTTGAAATTTGCTCCGGAAAAAGGATGGCCAGGAAATAGAGATTATTATTCATTTACAACGATTCCAAAGGAAACTCAAACTGAAACCAGGTTCCATTGGTGTTTTTTATAGATAATTCTCCGTCTAATTGCTCAGTTAAAAGTCGGATTAATTCCATTCCAAAGGAGGTCGAATCTTCACGTTTAAACTCATCCGGTAAGCCTTGTCCGTTATCGCCTATTTCGAGTTTTAAACGATTATTCTCCATGCGACGCCCAACGATTTTTATGATTTTACCGGCTTGATTTTCCGGGAAAGCATATTTTAATGCATTGGTTATAATTTCATTGATGATTAATCCGATAGGAATGGCCTGGTCAATTTTTAAGGTTATAAGTTCAGTCTGGAAATCCGTCACCAATTCAATCCCCGTATCCCCTTCCTGACCTACCGATTCTATCATGGATTCGGCAATGGTACAGAGATAATCGGACAAATCGACCCAGCCCAGATTACTCTGGTAGAGTTTCTCATGGACGATGGCCATCGTTTTAATGCGATCCTGACTGTCGGAGATGACTTGAAGGATTTCGGGACTTTGAATATAGGCTGATTGCAGCTTTAATAAACTAGATATGATTTGAAGATTATTCTTCACCCGGTGATGAATTTCCTTTAATAGAAGTTCTTTTTCTTTGAGTGAATTTTTAATCGCTTCTTCGGCTTGTTTACGCTCAAAGAACATGGGGATGGAATAGACATTTTCTCCATTTTCATCATTTGTTCCCTTGGGTAAATAATCCTTGATGCGATGTGGAGGAGCCATGATAAAAGTACATTTATCATCTCCCTTTGCTCTGCAGGTTACTTCTACGGCTGTTAGTGGCGTTCCAAAACTTGCTTCGCACCATCCGGAACTATAACCGGCATTCATAATGCAAACCGGAAAATCAGCCTTTTTGCCTGCCTTTATCCAGCTGTCGGCTTCGAAAGAAAACGGATGATCGTATTTTAATAAAAACTCATCGCCCGGTTCGGGTCGACTATCCTCTGCAATATCCACAAATGCCCAACCGGTGTAGGCGAAATGTACAGGACCGGCCGACAAGCGTTCTACCGGATTTTTTAATCCCATTTGAACATGGAAATTATTGGCGTCCTGCTGACCAATTACGTGTGCAATATCGAACAGGAAATTCCTTCCGGTGTGAATGGCAGAATCCAATCCTTTATCCGCGTAAAGGTCAATTAGCTTTTCGAAAAAATCGATCGATAAGGCAGAAGCACGAACTAAAACGTAACGTTGATCGTGAATCACAATACTTCCTTCTTCCGGGCGGATATCAATTTCTTTAAAGTAATTACCAACGGTTTGTTGCGCCCTGTCGAATATCGGTTTAAAGAAGTGAGGGACTTTAACCGTTTCCCCTTTGAGCGAAAAATTTCTGATTCCATTTTTCAGCAGGGCATTTTCACGCTCCAGTTCTTCTACCTTCTTTTTTAGCTCTGCTAATTCCAATACATATTCATCCGGCGATTTAGGCATATCACCAGGTGATGAAAGAAAAGGATTTTGCTTGTTTGGCAAGAAGGAAAAATCTTAATGTAATGTAGGAAAAAAAATCCTATTGACCACTATTTGTATTTTCTTCAGCCGGAACTATCGGATTTTCAATTTCTCCACCTTCAACAGGAATTATGCCTGCAGGTATGGAGTCGGTGGTAAGAATGGTAGTATCAATTGGTGGTGCAAAGGTTCTGCAATTATAGCTTTTAGAAATTTTTACACTCGGTGCAGGGAATTTTCCTTTCGTCAACAACAATCGCTTATCGGCAAACATTAAATCCATGTACTTACCATAAATCGGCAATGCTGTACGAGCACCTTCTCCCGTTTCGGAAGTACGGAAACGAATCCGGTTATCATCTGCTCCAACCCACACCCCGGTGATGTAATCTTTCGTTACACCAATGTACCAGCCATCGGAGTAATTGCTGGATGTACCTGTCTTCCCTCCTACTTCATTGCCATGCACAAATTTATATTCCCACAATGCTTGTGATGTTCCACCGGGTTCTTCAAATGTCCCCCGGAGCATGTAGGTCATTAACCAGGCCGACTCGGCACTCATGGCGGGTCGACTTTTCGGTTTAAATTCTGCAATTACATTCCCTTTACGATCGGTAATTTTGGTAACCAAAACAGGCTCGTTCCAAACCCCTTTATTCATAAATACCGCGTAGGCACCTACCAGTTCTTTTAGGGTGACTTCACTCGGTCCTAAACCAATGGAAGGCACTTCTTCCAATGGACTTTCAATTCCCATCGTTTTGGCAGTGCGAATTACATTTTTCCAACCCACTTTTTCAGTTAAGCGTGCAGTTGCCGTATTGATGGATCTACCCATGGCATAGCGCAATGTAATATCCTGGTACACCATGGACCAATCGGCATTGTGCGGATTCCATTTTTTTTCTTCACCTTTTTCCTTGTATTTGATGGTAATAGGTGCCATAGAAATTTTATCGCATGGTCCCATTCCCTGCTCTATAGCAGTAGCATATACAAAGGGTTTAAATGTAGACCCCGGTTGGTTTTTAGCAACGCTTACATGATCATATTTAAAATAATCATAATTGATTCCGCCAACATAAGCTTTGATCTGACCCGAATAAGGATCGATGGTCATGAGTCCGCAATGCAGGAATTCGGCATAGTGCTTAATGGAATCGAGCGATGAAAATTCAACTTCCTTGATACCCTCCCAAGTGAAAATTTCCATTTTCCGCTTTTTGTTGAGCTCTTCAAGAATTTTGGCTTCGTCTTTACCATAATGTTTTTTCCACATTCGGTATACTTCCGATTTCCGGACGATATCCATTAAAAATCCATCCGGATTCTTTGCTGTAGCAGTAACTGTCCATGGCTTTCTACCTCCGAAATGCGCTTTAAATCGCTGTTGAAGTTGACGCATTTGAATTTGCACCGCCTTTTCGGCATGAAGCTGCATTCTGGAATCGATGGAGGTATGGATGATTAATCCGTCAGTGAAAATATTGTATCCGCTTTCGTTTTGCCAGTCCACCAGCGATTTTGCAACTGCTGTTCTGAAATAAGGAGCTATACCTTCGCTATAGGAATATTCCTTGAAATTAACTTCCAGCGGTTTTTCCTTGTAAATATCATGTTCCTCCTGCGTGATCTTGCCGTATTTTAATAATTGACTTATAACTACATTGCGACGTTCCAAACAACGCTCCGGATGTTTTAAGGGACTATAATGCGATGGGGCCTTTAACATTCCCACCAACATCGCAGCCTGATGCACATCGAGGTCCTTCGGATCCACTCCGAAATAACTTTGAGCAGCAACTTTTATCCCGAATGTGTTGTGACCGAAATCTACGGTATTCAGATACATGGTGAGGATGTCCTCCTTGGTATAAAACATTTCCAGTTTCACCGCAGTGATCCATTCTTTGGATTTGGCTACAAAAGTGTTCACGTAAGGAATATATCCGAGTAATCCCGATGATTTCTTTTTACGTGTTTTAAATAGGTTTTTGGCTAACTGTTGAGTGAGTGTACTTCCACCCCGTTTATCTCCTCTAGCTGTTGAAACCACTGCACCGGCAACCGATTTAAAATCAATTCCCCAGTGTTGGTAGAACCTGACATCTTCGGTTACTATAAGCGCATTGATGATATTCGTGTTGAGTTCCGCATATTCAACCGGATCGCGGTTTTCTTTAAAGAATTTACCCAATAAAACACCATCGGCCGAATACACCTCCGAAGCCACGTCGAGGTCGGGATTCGAAACCATATCGATACTCGGCATATTTCCGAATAGCCATAAAAAATTGATTTCAATGGCCAGAACAAAAAGAAAAATGCTCAGAAATAAGGAATAGATTAAACTCAATGGCTTAATGTACCACTTGCGTTTTCTGAACCCTTTAAAATTGAAAACTGAAAATGAAAAAACCCGCTTTATGAACGGAATAGATGTTTCAAGGAACCATCCGAAATATTGCCGTAAAAGTGTGAAATAATCACGAAGGATTTCCATAAAGATCCGCAACTAGGGGGCGCAAATTTGATGATTTTTTGAATCCAAAATCGAGGCTTGCGAAAATATTCTGTTTCCAGACTCATTCTTTTTATTTTTTATGTGGGCAGGTGGCCTTTTTCTTTCTTATTTTGTGAAGCTTTTTGCACTTAATAGCTTGATCGCCAATAAACGATATTTACTTCTGTTTCTGTTCCTCGTAACGGTCCTTTACTCCTGTAAGCAAACCCGGCGCTTGGAACAGGGTCAATACCTATTGGTAAAAAATACGATTATTATTGAAGGTCAGGGCGATGTAAAGCCATCTGAACTGGAATATGTTTTAAAACAAAAGCCCAACCGAAAAATTTTCGGATCTATTCCTTTCCATTTATTCATGTACAATTTGCCTAACCCGCAAAAACTGGAAAAAAAGGCCCTAAAGCGAAAGGCAAAATGTGAACAACGAAGCAAAAAACTGCAGGTTGAACTCGATAGCCTCAATGCACAAATCGATCGCGACCGCAAACGACTAAAGGCTACCAGAGGTAAAGACTCCGTTAAAACCGCCAGAGAGATTTATAATCTGGAATTGAAGCGCATCGACCTGGAAGAAAAAATGGAAGAATGCAAACCCACCTGGAGGGAATGGATGCGCTATACCGTTGGAGAGGAACCGGTGACCTTAGATTCGTCGAAAGTGATTTCCTCCTTGAAAAACCTCAATGTTCTTCTATTTAAAAAAGGATATTTTAACAATTATGTTCGCGATTCCATTGTGCTGGATTCATCGAAACGTAAAGCAGAGGTGATTTATGTTGTAAAACTTAATTCACCCTATGTGATCCGGAATATCAATTATTCCATTAAGGACCAGAAATTAAATCGACTTATTGATAATGCCAATAAAGATGGCGAATCATTAATTCATTCCGGCGCTAATTTAAGTTTTGATGCGCTCGACCACGAACGCGACCGAATTACCACTTATTTAAAAGATAAAGGCTACCACTTCTTTTCTAAAGAATTTATTTATTTCGATATCGATTCATCCATCGGCAATAAACAAGTGGATCTGGTTATGGGCGTTAAAAATGCACTTAAACAATCCCCTGTTTATCCGGATTCGTTAATTGAAGTCCCCCATCAACGCTTTGTGATTGCCGATATTTTTATCAATACCGATTACGATCCGGCCATTGCCAATAGCTCTGATAAACGAAGGGTAGATCTGTATGACACGCTCTATGATAAAAATACACTGGAACATTATTTTATCTATTTAAAACATCGAGGACTTCGCTTTAAACCGCATGTCCTATTAAATTCCATTTATATTAAAAGAGCTTATACATACCGGGCCAAGGAGGTTGAGGCGACTTTTAAGAAGTTGTCTTCACTAGGTGTATTTCGATCCATCAATATCAAGTTTGAAATTAATCCCGACGATCCCACCGGAACATCATTGAATTGCTACATCAATTTAAGTCAGTTCGCCCGCCAGAGCGTTTCACTGGAATCAAACGGAACCAACCGTGGAGGTAATCTGGGAATCGCTGGAAATTTTACCTACAGAAATAAAAACACATTCCGCGGTGCCGAAACATTTAAGTTCTCCATGTCCGGAGGTATCGAAGCACAGCAGGTACTTGCCAATGAGGACCAATCACTCGGTGAAGAAACAGGGATTGGCGTTTTAAAAACCTTCAACACGCTGGAATTCGGACCTGAAGTTTCCCTCTATATCCCCAAGTTTCTTTCTCCGTTTAATCTGGTGCAACTGGAAAAAACGGCTTCTCCGAAAACGGTATTTACGGCGACCCTCAACTATCAGAATCGTCCTGACTTTTCCAGAACCATTCAGGATGTATCCTTTGCCTATGAATGGAAAAAAGGAGATAACATCAATTTTTATTTTAGTCCCACCAAACTATCCGCCGTAAAAATCAATCCGGATTCTTCCTTTACTGCACGTTTGGAACAGATCAACGACCAATTCCTCCTTAATTCCTATCGCGACCACTTTATCATTGGTAACCAGTTTCGTTTCGAATACAACAATCTTGATGTAAATAAACCAAATCGGAATACGATTTATTTAAAGGTTGGCCTGGAACAGAGTGGAAATTTAATGCGCTTAGGTTATGAGTTGGCCGGAATGAGCAGCGACAGCGTAGGTAAAATCTTCGGAATTCAGTTTGCTCAATTTATTAAAACGGATATCGATTTCCGCTTTACTCAAATCTTTAACCGCTCCAGTAAAATGGTATATCGCGTTGCCGGAGGAATAGGTTTACCACAGAAAAACTTTAACCAATCGCTTCCCTTCGAAAAAAGCTTTTTTGTTGGTGGTGCCAATGGCTTACGTGGATGGAAAGCCAGAACGCTGGGTCCCGGTGGATATATGCCTGCTCAATTAGCTTTTGATAAAATCGGTGATGTGTACCTGGAAGGTAATCTGGAATATCGATTCGACCTTTTTGGTTTCTTAAAAGCGGCCATGTTTGTAGATGCCGGAAACATTTGGAACTTAAGGGAAAACACGGCTCGTCCCGGTTCTCAGATCTCCGAAAATTTCTATAAAGAGCTAGCTATGGATGGTGGATTGGGTTTGCGTTTTGACCTTGATTTTTTCATTATCCGATTCGATTTTGCTATTCCCTTGAAAGAACCCGGGTTAATGGAAGGCGAGCGTTGGATTTTTCAGGATAAGGATGCCTCCAATGCATGGTTAAATGCCCGTGGAGCAGCTGATTATAAAGCAAGAGTAAATCTAAATCTCGGAATTGGTTACCCATTCTGATCTTCGTTTTTTTCGATGTGCTTGTAAAAAAAATTGTAGTTTTGTCCCCTCGTTCAAAACTCACATCGAATGTCTGTAAATGTAGCCAACCTTTTAGGGAAAGATGCTGAACTGCTTCTTAACCATCAGTGCAAAACCATTGATAAATCTTTACTTCAGGCCCCGGGTGCCGATTTTACCGAGCGTATTTTTGCCGGTACCAATAGAAATCCGCAGGTTTTAAGAAGTATCGAATCGATTTATAATCACGGTCGACTCGCTGGTTCGGGCTATGTTTCCATTTTGCCGGTTGACCAGGGAATTGAACACTCTGCAGGTGCTTCCTTTGCTCCTGCTCCACAATATTTCGATCCGGAAAACATTGTAAAGCTTGCCATTGAAGGCGGGTGTAATGCTGTTGCTTCCACCTATGGGGTATTAGCATCATGTTCCAGAAAATATGCGCATAAAATTCCTTTCATTGTAAAGATCAATCACAATGAATTCTTATCGTATCCCAACAAATACGATCAGATCATGTTCGGAAGTGTTGATGAAGCATGGAATCTCGGTGCTGTTGCAGTTGGTGCAACGATTTATTTTGGTTCGGATGAATCTGCCCGTCAAATTCAGGAAGTGGCTGCTGCATTCGAGCGTGCGCATGAATTGGGAATGGCAACCATTTTGTGGTGCTATTTAAGAAACAGCGGATTTAAAAAGGATGGCGTAGATTATCACACTGCCGCTGATTTAACTGCTCAGGCCAATCACCTGGGTGTTACCATTCAGGCTGATATTATAAAACAAAAATTACCGGAAAACAATGGTGGATACAATGCCATCAACTTTGGTAAAACTCATAAAAAAGTGTACACCGAGTTAAGCTCAGATCACCCAATTGATTTAACGCGTTATCAGGTGGCCAATTGCTATATGGGTAAAATCGGATTAATCAATTCCGGTGGAGCTTCTACAGGTAGCGGAGAGTCTGATTTAACAGAAGCAGTTCGTACTGCCGTTATTAATAAAAGAGCGGGTGGACACGGACTAATCTCTGGTCGTAAAGCTTTTCAGAAGCCAATGAATGAAGGTGTAGCTCTTCTTAATGCCATTCAGGATGTATACCTGGATAAAAGTGTAAGTATTGCCTAATATTAAAACTGGATATTTTGGACGAAACTATGGGATGGTTTAAACGGAATAAGGAAGGGATTACTACCTCGACTAAGGACAAGAAAGAAACGCCTGAAGGTTTGTGGTATAAATGTCCCGAATGTAATCACGTTACCACTACAGAAGAACATGCCCTTAAACTCTGGGTTTGCGAAAAATGTGCGTATCACGATAAATTATCGGCCGAGCAATATTTTCACGTGTTTTTCGATGACGACAAATACACTGAATTTGCCGAAAATATCACCTCCGGAGATCCGCTTGAATTTGTTGACACCAAGAAATACAACGACCGGATTAAAGACACCATTGCAAAAACCGGATTAAAAGATGCGATTCGCACTGCCTATGGTAAAATTGAGGGTCGCACCACAGTGATTGCTTGTATGGATTTCGGTTTTATTGGTGGTTCTATGGGCAGTGTTGTAGGCGAAAAAATTGCGCGCGCTGTGGATATGGCTATTCAGAAAAAGGCTCCATTGATTATCATTTCAAAATCAGGCGGTGCCCGAATGATGGAAGCTGGTTTTTCATTAATGCAAATGGCAAAAACTTCTGCTAAACTCACTCAGCTTGCCGAAGCTAAATTGCCATATATTTCATTACTGACCGATCCAACCACAGGTGGTGTAACCGCATCCTATGCTATGCTGGGCGACATTAACGTTTCAGAGCCTAAAGCCTTAATTGGATTTGCCGGTCCGCGTGTTGTAAAAGAAACCATTGGTCGCGATTTACCCGAAGGATTCCAAACAGCCGAATTTTTACTTGAAAAAGGATTTTTAGATTATATCGTTGATCGTCAGAATATTAAACACGAAATAGCGAAGTCGATAGAATTCTTTATGTCATAAAATTTCATTGATTTTGTTGTAGGTTGTAAAATTTATACTATTTTCGCAGCCTGTTTGAAATAAGTTAACACCATTACGTCATGTATCTGACTAAAGAAGTAAAGAAGGAAATTTTTAAAAAGCACGGTGGTGCTGCAACCAATACTGGAAGTACAGAAGGGCAAATTGCACTTTTTACTACACGTATTCTTCACCTTACCGGCCATCTGAAAGCAAATAAAGGAGATAAAGCAACTCAAAAATCCTTGTTGGATTTAGTAGGTAAGCGTAAGAGTCTTCTTGATTACCTCAAGGCTAAAGACATTACTAAATATCGTAAACTCATCGAAGAACTTAACATTCGTAAGTAATTCGAAAAAATTTATAAAAGGGGGCAATTGTGAACAACGATTGCCTTTTTTTTTAATATCCTGGAAGAAATAAGAATATATACACGAAAACAAAGAAGAAGATGCAATTAGGTTTTTCAAAAACAATCGACATGGGTGATGGCAACATCATTACCATCGAATCAGGCAAACTGGCCAAACAGGCCGATGGATCAGTTGTTGTACGCCAAGGTAACACCATGCTCCTGGCCACTATCTGTTCTGCAAAAGATGCAAAAGACGGAGTGGATTTTATGCCACTTACTGTAGAATACAAGGAGAAATTTTCCGCACGGGGAATTTTTCCGGGTGGATTTTTTAAACGCGAAACTCGTCCGAGTGACTATGAAATTTTAATCAGCCGACTTATCGACCGCGCACTGCGTCCCCTATTCCCGGATGATTACCATGCCGACACTCAAGTTGCCGTATTTTTGATCTCTGCCGACGAAGAAAGTCTTCCTGATCAATTAGCCTGCTTAGCTGCTTCTGCTGCTATTGCGGTTTCAGATGTACCTTTCAATGGTCCCGTTTCCGAAGTTCGCGTTGCGCGTATCGACGGTAAATTGGTCATTAACCCAAGTAAATCTGCTTTAGAAAATGCCGATTTAGATATGATTGTTGCAGGTTCTGAAAAGGACATTGTAATGGTAGAAGGCGAAATGAGCGAGGTTTCTGAAGAGTTGATGATTGAAGCAATTATGCTTGCTCATGAATCCATTAAAAAACATTGTGCTGTACAAAAAGAATTAGCTGCTTTATCGGCAAAAGGTGGTAAAGTACGTGAGTATAGCCATGAGGATAATGATGAAGAGTTACGCAAACAAGTTTGGTCTGCCACTTATGATAAGGCCTATGCCGTAGCAAAAGCTGGCGGAAATAAAGATGAACGCGGAGCTGCATTCAAACAAATTGAAGCCGATTTTCTGGCGACTCTTCCCGAAGAAGTTCGATCTGAAAAAGCAGGTTTGGTTGGTAAATATTACCACGATGTAGAAAAAGAAGCGATGCGCAGAATGATTATCGACGAAGGAATTCGTTTGGATGGTCGTAATACCACGCAAATTCGTCCGATCTGGTGCGAAGTAGATTATTTACCGGGTGCACATGGATCTTCCATTTTCACACGTGGTGAAACACAATCGTTGACTTCAGTAACACTTGGCGGTAATCAGGATGAGCAGGAGATTGACGGTGTTATTTACAAAGGCACTGAGAAATTCCTTTTACATTATAATTTCCCTCCTTTCTCCACAGGTGAAGCTCGTCCGATGCGTGCAACCAGCCGAAGAGAAGTTGGACACGGAAATCTTGCACTGAGAGGTTTAAAACCGGTTATTCCAACAGGAATGGAAAATCCGTATACCGTTCGTGTGGTTTCTGATATTTTGGAATCGAATGGTTCCTCTTCGATGGCTACTGTTTG from Flavobacteriales bacterium includes:
- a CDS encoding 4-hydroxybutyrate CoA-transferase; protein product: MKEYVSPENALSRIKNGDRVFVQGSAATPVSLLQTMAHMADQWNWLELVNISIMGDLDITRPEFENKFIFNSLFVSAPIRKTVNEGPSDYVPVFLSEIHRLFEKGYLPLDVALIHVSPPDAHGYCSLGVSVDISRSAVRSAKTVIAQVNPNMPRTHGDGLIHVNDIHAMVWAEDELPIVDYRSGITSCEQKIGEFCASIIEDRSTIQAGIGTIPDAVLMALKNHKDLGVHTEMFSNGVVDLMKRGVITNKFKKKYKGRIATAFAIGTRELYDFVDDNPVFAFLEAGYVNDERTIRANPRVVAINSALEIDLTGQVCSDSIGTYQYSGVGGQMDFIRGASFSEDGRPIIAMPSVTAKGVSKIVPVLKAGAGVVTTRAHVHYVITEYGVADLFGKNLRQRAEALLKISHPDHQEALDKEIRNRFGSKIVSFSNR
- a CDS encoding 2'-5' RNA ligase family protein; amino-acid sequence: MNNNLYFLAILFPEQISKEIIQLKSEIATITQSKHALKIPPHITIIPPFQCKQEDLSSILPLLDSVICNGKPFSTTCHNFGSFRKDVLFINCEPSNEAFRLRDELKVILPNLFKRDYGAWHPHITLAFRDLSEAGFTKGKQYLETKNYHCEFQTHEITLLHQVNGMWQAHHTFKLNSVS
- a CDS encoding XylR N-terminal domain-containing protein, with the protein product MPNKQNPFLSSPGDMPKSPDEYVLELAELKKKVEELERENALLKNGIRNFSLKGETVKVPHFFKPIFDRAQQTVGNYFKEIDIRPEEGSIVIHDQRYVLVRASALSIDFFEKLIDLYADKGLDSAIHTGRNFLFDIAHVIGQQDANNFHVQMGLKNPVERLSAGPVHFAYTGWAFVDIAEDSRPEPGDEFLLKYDHPFSFEADSWIKAGKKADFPVCIMNAGYSSGWCEASFGTPLTAVEVTCRAKGDDKCTFIMAPPHRIKDYLPKGTNDENGENVYSIPMFFERKQAEEAIKNSLKEKELLLKEIHHRVKNNLQIISSLLKLQSAYIQSPEILQVISDSQDRIKTMAIVHEKLYQSNLGWVDLSDYLCTIAESMIESVGQEGDTGIELVTDFQTELITLKIDQAIPIGLIINEIITNALKYAFPENQAGKIIKIVGRRMENNRLKLEIGDNGQGLPDEFKREDSTSFGMELIRLLTEQLDGELSIKNTNGTWFQFEFPLESL
- a CDS encoding transglycosylase domain-containing protein, encoding MSLIYSLFLSIFLFVLAIEINFLWLFGNMPSIDMVSNPDLDVASEVYSADGVLLGKFFKENRDPVEYAELNTNIINALIVTEDVRFYQHWGIDFKSVAGAVVSTARGDKRGGSTLTQQLAKNLFKTRKKKSSGLLGYIPYVNTFVAKSKEWITAVKLEMFYTKEDILTMYLNTVDFGHNTFGIKVAAQSYFGVDPKDLDVHQAAMLVGMLKAPSHYSPLKHPERCLERRNVVISQLLKYGKITQEEHDIYKEKPLEVNFKEYSYSEGIAPYFRTAVAKSLVDWQNESGYNIFTDGLIIHTSIDSRMQLHAEKAVQIQMRQLQQRFKAHFGGRKPWTVTATAKNPDGFLMDIVRKSEVYRMWKKHYGKDEAKILEELNKKRKMEIFTWEGIKEVEFSSLDSIKHYAEFLHCGLMTIDPYSGQIKAYVGGINYDYFKYDHVSVAKNQPGSTFKPFVYATAIEQGMGPCDKISMAPITIKYKEKGEEKKWNPHNADWSMVYQDITLRYAMGRSINTATARLTEKVGWKNVIRTAKTMGIESPLEEVPSIGLGPSEVTLKELVGAYAVFMNKGVWNEPVLVTKITDRKGNVIAEFKPKSRPAMSAESAWLMTYMLRGTFEEPGGTSQALWEYKFVHGNEVGGKTGTSSNYSDGWYIGVTKDYITGVWVGADDNRIRFRTSETGEGARTALPIYGKYMDLMFADKRLLLTKGKFPAPSVKISKSYNCRTFAPPIDTTILTTDSIPAGIIPVEGGEIENPIVPAEENTNSGQ
- a CDS encoding BamA/TamA family outer membrane protein produces the protein MEQGQYLLVKNTIIIEGQGDVKPSELEYVLKQKPNRKIFGSIPFHLFMYNLPNPQKLEKKALKRKAKCEQRSKKLQVELDSLNAQIDRDRKRLKATRGKDSVKTAREIYNLELKRIDLEEKMEECKPTWREWMRYTVGEEPVTLDSSKVISSLKNLNVLLFKKGYFNNYVRDSIVLDSSKRKAEVIYVVKLNSPYVIRNINYSIKDQKLNRLIDNANKDGESLIHSGANLSFDALDHERDRITTYLKDKGYHFFSKEFIYFDIDSSIGNKQVDLVMGVKNALKQSPVYPDSLIEVPHQRFVIADIFINTDYDPAIANSSDKRRVDLYDTLYDKNTLEHYFIYLKHRGLRFKPHVLLNSIYIKRAYTYRAKEVEATFKKLSSLGVFRSINIKFEINPDDPTGTSLNCYINLSQFARQSVSLESNGTNRGGNLGIAGNFTYRNKNTFRGAETFKFSMSGGIEAQQVLANEDQSLGEETGIGVLKTFNTLEFGPEVSLYIPKFLSPFNLVQLEKTASPKTVFTATLNYQNRPDFSRTIQDVSFAYEWKKGDNINFYFSPTKLSAVKINPDSSFTARLEQINDQFLLNSYRDHFIIGNQFRFEYNNLDVNKPNRNTIYLKVGLEQSGNLMRLGYELAGMSSDSVGKIFGIQFAQFIKTDIDFRFTQIFNRSSKMVYRVAGGIGLPQKNFNQSLPFEKSFFVGGANGLRGWKARTLGPGGYMPAQLAFDKIGDVYLEGNLEYRFDLFGFLKAAMFVDAGNIWNLRENTARPGSQISENFYKELAMDGGLGLRFDLDFFIIRFDFAIPLKEPGLMEGERWIFQDKDASNAWLNARGAADYKARVNLNLGIGYPF
- a CDS encoding class I fructose-bisphosphate aldolase, with the translated sequence MSVNVANLLGKDAELLLNHQCKTIDKSLLQAPGADFTERIFAGTNRNPQVLRSIESIYNHGRLAGSGYVSILPVDQGIEHSAGASFAPAPQYFDPENIVKLAIEGGCNAVASTYGVLASCSRKYAHKIPFIVKINHNEFLSYPNKYDQIMFGSVDEAWNLGAVAVGATIYFGSDESARQIQEVAAAFERAHELGMATILWCYLRNSGFKKDGVDYHTAADLTAQANHLGVTIQADIIKQKLPENNGGYNAINFGKTHKKVYTELSSDHPIDLTRYQVANCYMGKIGLINSGGASTGSGESDLTEAVRTAVINKRAGGHGLISGRKAFQKPMNEGVALLNAIQDVYLDKSVSIA
- the accD gene encoding acetyl-CoA carboxylase, carboxyltransferase subunit beta, translated to MGWFKRNKEGITTSTKDKKETPEGLWYKCPECNHVTTTEEHALKLWVCEKCAYHDKLSAEQYFHVFFDDDKYTEFAENITSGDPLEFVDTKKYNDRIKDTIAKTGLKDAIRTAYGKIEGRTTVIACMDFGFIGGSMGSVVGEKIARAVDMAIQKKAPLIIISKSGGARMMEAGFSLMQMAKTSAKLTQLAEAKLPYISLLTDPTTGGVTASYAMLGDINVSEPKALIGFAGPRVVKETIGRDLPEGFQTAEFLLEKGFLDYIVDRQNIKHEIAKSIEFFMS
- the rpsO gene encoding 30S ribosomal protein S15; protein product: MYLTKEVKKEIFKKHGGAATNTGSTEGQIALFTTRILHLTGHLKANKGDKATQKSLLDLVGKRKSLLDYLKAKDITKYRKLIEELNIRK